A part of Anaerolineales bacterium genomic DNA contains:
- a CDS encoding ABC-2 type transporter, whose amino-acid sequence MITDIMTIIWKESKGLLKQGKGRSKPILILLTPVLMFGIILPIQFREEWLTMAWSLAIALFTPLILIAPTICESFAGERERHTLETLLASRLPDRSILFGKMIIPILYGFGMTVFLLLMSLMVVNLLIGEGKFQFYPMNILITDLGFSALFSGLMATLGILVSLRSATVQSAQQMLMMIVIIPIFGLQALIFLFPMEKTREFLGRFDLNQFLLIFLGAMLLADVVLLLAAMARFKRSRLMLN is encoded by the coding sequence ATGATCACCGATATCATGACAATCATTTGGAAGGAAAGTAAGGGCTTGCTAAAGCAGGGCAAGGGTCGTTCCAAGCCCATCCTGATCCTGCTGACGCCGGTTTTGATGTTTGGGATCATCCTCCCGATCCAGTTCCGGGAAGAATGGCTGACAATGGCCTGGTCACTGGCTATAGCATTATTCACACCATTGATTCTGATTGCGCCAACCATTTGTGAATCTTTTGCCGGCGAGCGCGAGCGACACACACTGGAGACTCTGCTTGCCAGCCGCTTGCCAGATCGCAGCATTCTTTTTGGGAAGATGATCATCCCCATTCTTTACGGTTTTGGAATGACGGTCTTTCTTTTGTTAATGAGCTTGATGGTTGTGAACCTATTGATTGGGGAAGGAAAGTTTCAATTCTACCCAATGAATATCCTGATCACTGATCTTGGATTTAGCGCTTTATTCTCAGGCTTGATGGCGACCCTGGGCATCCTGGTTTCACTTCGATCAGCAACCGTGCAAAGTGCTCAGCAGATGCTGATGATGATCGTCATCATTCCAATTTTTGGGCTCCAGGCGCTTATCTTCTTGTTTCCCATGGAAAAAACCAGGGAATTCCTGGGGAGATTCGATCTCAACCAGTTCCTGCTGATTTTTCTAGGAGCCATGCTGCTGGCAGATGTTGTCTTGCTCTTGGCTGCCATGGCCAGGTTCAAGCGATCCCGGCTCATGCTCAATTAG
- a CDS encoding ABC transporter ATP-binding protein — MDKMAIRVQSLTRDFGNVHALDSLSLEVPAGIVFGFLGPNGAGKTTTIRLLLGLLEPTSGQAEVLGYDTRTQGGQIRSQVGALLENNGIYEQMSAEDNLELYGRANLIPAADRRQRIQQLLNEMGLWERRKDLAGSWSRGMKQRLALARAILHHPRLVLLDEPTAGLDVQAAVQVRESLSSLAEREGVTVFLTTHNMAEAEKICTQIAVIRRGRLVALGAPDELRAKAGKLQVIISGGGFSEQVLDMLRKRPDVESVEKQNHQLVIQMHTTPDIPTLVNLLAGEGVQVTEVTQGKASLEETYLLLMEEEK; from the coding sequence ATGGATAAAATGGCGATCCGTGTTCAATCACTGACGCGCGACTTTGGTAATGTGCACGCCCTGGATAGCCTTTCGCTGGAAGTCCCTGCCGGGATCGTTTTTGGTTTCCTGGGACCCAATGGTGCTGGTAAAACTACCACCATCCGTTTGTTATTGGGGTTACTTGAGCCCACATCGGGTCAGGCTGAGGTGCTGGGCTATGATACCCGGACACAGGGTGGTCAGATCCGCTCCCAGGTGGGCGCACTGCTCGAAAATAATGGCATTTACGAGCAAATGAGCGCTGAGGATAACCTGGAGTTATATGGCAGGGCGAACTTGATTCCAGCTGCGGACCGGAGGCAGCGAATCCAGCAGTTGTTGAATGAGATGGGCTTATGGGAACGACGCAAAGACCTTGCTGGAAGCTGGAGCAGAGGTATGAAGCAACGGCTGGCGCTTGCCCGGGCCATCCTGCATCATCCCCGTCTGGTCTTATTGGATGAGCCGACCGCAGGATTGGATGTGCAGGCGGCAGTGCAAGTGCGTGAGAGTCTGTCCAGTCTAGCGGAAAGGGAAGGGGTGACCGTCTTCCTGACCACCCACAACATGGCCGAAGCAGAAAAGATCTGCACTCAAATCGCGGTCATCCGCCGGGGGCGGCTGGTTGCCCTGGGTGCTCCCGATGAGCTGCGAGCAAAAGCGGGCAAACTGCAGGTGATCATCAGCGGAGGAGGATTTTCTGAGCAGGTGCTGGATATGCTGCGGAAACGGCCTGATGTGGAATCGGTTGAAAAGCAAAACCACCAGCTGGTGATTCAGATGCACACTACCCCAGACATCCCAACCTTGGTTAACCTACTCGCAGGCGAAGGGGTGCAGGTGACTGAGGTAACCCAAGGAAAAGCCAGCCTGGAGGAAACCTACCTGCTATTGATGGAGGAAGAAAAATGA